From one Actinomyces sp. Marseille-P3109 genomic stretch:
- a CDS encoding acetate/propionate family kinase, whose product MTQRTVLVINSGSSSIKYQLVDPDSGASLASGLVERIGEETGAITHKHGEERTEITEPVPDHGFGLAEVLRLFEEQGPSLADAHIVAVGHRVVQGGHYFSGPALIDDEIVTRIEQLVPLGPLHNPAHLKGIEVGRRLLSDVPHVAVFDTAFFQDLPEEAARYALNREVADTYSIRRYGAHGTSHQFVSGAVSEFLGRDDLKQIVLHLGNGASASAVVAGHAVDTSMGLTPLEGLVMGGRTGDIDPAAVFHLARVAGMSIEEIDHLFNRSSGMKGLAGDNDMREVWKRIGAGEQEAREAMDIYLHRLVKYVGAYTAVMGGLDALTFTAGIGENDANLRRELCERLVYMGVEIDPALNETRSDEPRVISTPGSKVTVLVVPTNEELAIARQSLTLI is encoded by the coding sequence GTGACTCAGCGCACCGTCCTCGTTATCAACTCCGGCTCCTCCTCCATCAAGTACCAGCTGGTCGACCCCGACTCCGGAGCCTCGCTCGCCTCCGGCCTGGTGGAGCGCATCGGCGAGGAGACCGGTGCCATCACGCACAAGCACGGCGAGGAGCGCACCGAGATCACCGAGCCGGTCCCCGACCACGGCTTCGGCCTGGCCGAGGTGCTGCGCCTGTTCGAGGAGCAGGGCCCCTCGCTGGCCGACGCCCACATCGTGGCCGTGGGTCACCGCGTCGTCCAGGGCGGGCACTACTTCTCCGGTCCGGCCCTCATCGACGACGAGATCGTGACCCGCATCGAGCAGCTCGTGCCGCTGGGCCCGCTGCACAACCCCGCCCACCTCAAGGGCATCGAGGTGGGACGCCGCCTGCTGTCCGACGTGCCGCACGTGGCCGTGTTCGACACCGCCTTCTTCCAGGACCTGCCCGAGGAGGCCGCTCGCTACGCCCTGAACCGCGAGGTGGCCGACACCTACTCCATCCGCCGTTACGGCGCCCACGGCACCAGCCACCAGTTCGTCTCCGGGGCGGTCTCCGAGTTCCTGGGGCGCGACGACCTCAAGCAGATCGTCCTGCACCTGGGCAATGGGGCCTCGGCCTCGGCGGTCGTGGCCGGGCACGCCGTGGACACCTCCATGGGACTGACCCCGCTGGAGGGCCTGGTCATGGGCGGGCGCACCGGTGACATCGACCCGGCCGCCGTCTTCCACCTGGCGCGCGTGGCGGGCATGTCGATCGAGGAGATCGACCACCTGTTCAACCGCAGCTCGGGAATGAAGGGGCTGGCTGGCGACAACGACATGCGCGAGGTGTGGAAGCGCATCGGCGCCGGCGAGCAGGAGGCCCGTGAGGCCATGGACATCTACCTGCACCGCCTTGTGAAGTACGTGGGCGCCTACACCGCCGTCATGGGTGGCCTGGACGCGCTGACCTTCACCGCCGGTATCGGCGAGAACGACGCGAACCTGCGCCGCGAGCTGTGCGAGCGCCTGGTCTACATGGGTGTGGAGATCGACCCCGCGCTCAACGAGACCCGCTCCGACGAGCCGCGCGTCATCTCCACACCGGGCTCAAAGGTCACGGTGCTCGTGGTCCCCACCAACGAGGAGCTCGCCATCGCGCGACAGTCGCTCACCCTCATCTAA
- a CDS encoding ABC transporter permease, giving the protein MSTPPSAAGTASDSLAEPTLLSASWVRHARTTVILELGKLRRRHYWLLAASASALCLLWSSMRVASRVTGPAKAHDTTLALDELLQVITVLMPVVTALLASRIVTADTEERMGQLMTALGQRPLTRYRGKLVIVFLTASAMETAVLVLLAAAAAPLGLTVTTSYWRALPPALVVMACSALAVASVQLMLSMCFDRQAIGLGTAAVGGLIAGSLPHAYLGSFTWLLPWGIIPSATPIDTVASYASIHATGDMTLATQPWILAVFAALAATGWTVIAHTAIVHRVNYR; this is encoded by the coding sequence ATGAGCACTCCGCCGAGTGCCGCTGGCACCGCATCCGACTCGCTCGCGGAGCCGACGCTGCTGTCCGCCTCATGGGTTCGGCATGCGCGGACAACCGTGATCCTCGAGCTGGGCAAACTGCGTCGCAGGCACTACTGGCTCCTGGCTGCGAGCGCGTCCGCCCTGTGCCTGCTCTGGAGCAGTATGCGCGTGGCCTCCCGGGTCACGGGCCCCGCCAAGGCGCACGACACTACCCTCGCGCTCGATGAGCTCCTCCAGGTCATCACTGTCCTCATGCCGGTTGTGACGGCACTACTGGCCTCGCGCATCGTTACCGCGGACACCGAGGAGCGGATGGGACAGTTGATGACGGCACTGGGGCAGAGGCCTCTCACCCGGTACAGGGGCAAGCTCGTCATTGTCTTTCTCACGGCGAGTGCGATGGAGACCGCCGTCCTGGTGCTGCTCGCCGCTGCGGCCGCCCCTCTGGGCCTGACCGTGACCACCTCCTACTGGAGAGCACTCCCACCCGCACTTGTGGTGATGGCGTGCTCGGCACTGGCCGTCGCCTCGGTCCAGCTCATGCTGTCCATGTGCTTCGACAGGCAGGCCATCGGCCTGGGGACAGCGGCCGTCGGCGGCCTGATCGCCGGGAGCCTGCCCCACGCCTACCTCGGGTCCTTCACCTGGCTGCTGCCCTGGGGAATCATTCCCTCCGCCACCCCCATCGACACAGTAGCCTCCTACGCGTCCATACATGCCACCGGCGACATGACGCTGGCTACTCAGCCGTGGATCCTGGCGGTGTTCGCCGCGCTGGCCGCCACAGGGTGGACCGTCATCGCCCATACCGCTATTGTCCATAGGGTGAATTACCGATGA
- a CDS encoding ATP-binding cassette domain-containing protein, whose amino-acid sequence MSIAPLTASLSSPMTATAPAPPTISFPDQDITTGRPVASPVSDPAPSSPTSPRLVAPTVAEAFPAPVGELAVATDGLTRSYNGVNVVDGVNLRVPAGGIYGLLGPNGAGKSTTMKLLLGLARPTSGHISVLGRAVSSRRPLPPGAIGSLIEGPSYYPTLTGRENLVMVASYLGLSSNRIEHALATVDLDGQEGRQVRHYSTSLKQRLGLAMALLADSPLLLLDEPTKGLDPVDVAEIRQLIMTLSRQEGVTIMVSSPTLSEIEQLADTVGIICAGRLRYQGTLSGLHDDGVIEMTVSAPTAVSTLLTSLGVPHEVHDAVVRTAMMPDDDVGDLITSIVTSGTTVYRVQTVRKTLEQAFLELTDPVLTAQPAATSRGIAR is encoded by the coding sequence ATGAGCATCGCACCCCTGACTGCCTCGCTGAGCTCCCCGATGACAGCCACGGCGCCTGCACCTCCCACCATCTCCTTCCCCGATCAGGACATCACGACCGGTCGCCCTGTCGCCAGTCCCGTCTCGGACCCCGCACCCTCCTCCCCTACCAGCCCGCGCCTCGTCGCCCCCACCGTTGCCGAGGCCTTCCCGGCCCCGGTCGGAGAGCTCGCGGTGGCCACCGACGGCCTGACCCGCTCCTACAACGGCGTCAACGTCGTCGACGGGGTGAACCTGCGAGTACCCGCCGGCGGTATCTACGGGCTCCTGGGACCCAACGGAGCCGGCAAGTCCACCACCATGAAGCTCCTGCTGGGACTGGCCCGCCCGACGTCGGGACACATAAGTGTCCTGGGACGTGCGGTCAGCTCCCGCCGGCCTCTGCCCCCGGGAGCGATCGGATCCCTCATCGAGGGCCCCTCCTACTACCCGACCCTGACCGGCCGGGAGAACCTCGTCATGGTGGCCTCCTACCTGGGACTCTCGTCCAACCGCATCGAGCACGCTCTGGCCACCGTCGACCTGGACGGGCAGGAGGGCAGGCAGGTCAGGCACTACTCAACGAGCCTGAAGCAGCGGCTCGGACTGGCCATGGCGCTCCTGGCGGACTCTCCTCTCCTGCTGCTGGACGAGCCCACCAAGGGGCTCGACCCGGTCGACGTGGCCGAGATCCGCCAGCTCATCATGACCCTCTCCCGCCAGGAGGGGGTAACGATCATGGTCTCCTCTCCCACCCTGTCCGAGATCGAGCAGCTGGCCGACACTGTTGGCATCATCTGTGCCGGGCGCCTGCGCTACCAGGGCACTCTGTCCGGCCTGCACGACGACGGTGTCATCGAGATGACCGTCTCCGCCCCCACGGCCGTCTCCACCCTTCTGACCTCCCTCGGGGTGCCGCATGAGGTCCACGACGCCGTGGTGCGCACGGCGATGATGCCCGACGACGACGTCGGCGATCTCATCACCAGCATCGTCACCTCGGGCACGACCGTCTACCGCGTCCAGACCGTGCGCAAGACCCTGGAGCAGGCCTTCCTCGAACTGACCGACCCCGTCCTTACCGCTCAGCCGGCGGCCACGTCCCGGGGCATAGCCCGATGA
- a CDS encoding ABC transporter permease, translating into MSSSLTTPGPPTTPTSTDDLTARTPSAARRRRPLVRDAWYWENRKAPNRWYWGAVTVLCALASLSGYLQYRTYRDEFQALGATWDIIWPQSTLLLSMLILPLALSGFAAQIAAGEHQGRNWQRMSADHVESAIIAGKLLHGLQVAVTTTAILILTVALTGLVAGFHLPGLAAYLPRFGAVALGMWVILTFVTWLGTIMRSFASTMTTALLGAVAGTAMLLVAQPLSILNPMTALTRATASLNPEAMTSPSSAATDGLICLAWVAVLALVLLRTVRRW; encoded by the coding sequence ATGTCTTCATCCCTCACCACTCCTGGCCCCCCGACGACGCCAACCTCTACCGACGACCTCACGGCAAGAACGCCGTCGGCGGCACGCCGTCGTCGCCCCCTGGTACGCGACGCCTGGTACTGGGAGAACCGTAAGGCCCCCAACCGCTGGTACTGGGGTGCTGTCACCGTCCTGTGCGCCCTGGCGTCCCTGTCCGGTTACCTGCAGTACAGGACCTACCGAGACGAGTTCCAGGCGCTGGGCGCCACCTGGGACATCATCTGGCCCCAGTCCACGCTCCTGCTCTCGATGCTGATCCTTCCCCTGGCTTTGAGCGGCTTCGCGGCGCAGATCGCCGCCGGTGAGCATCAGGGACGCAACTGGCAGCGGATGAGCGCCGATCACGTGGAGAGCGCCATCATTGCGGGCAAGCTGCTCCACGGGCTGCAGGTGGCGGTGACGACCACCGCGATCCTGATCCTGACCGTTGCTCTCACCGGTCTTGTCGCCGGCTTCCATCTGCCGGGCCTGGCCGCCTACCTGCCCCGGTTCGGCGCCGTGGCGCTGGGGATGTGGGTCATCCTCACCTTCGTCACCTGGCTAGGCACGATCATGAGGTCCTTCGCCAGCACGATGACCACTGCGCTCCTGGGAGCGGTCGCTGGGACGGCGATGCTCCTGGTGGCCCAGCCGCTGAGCATCCTCAATCCCATGACCGCATTGACCCGGGCGACCGCGTCACTGAACCCCGAGGCCATGACCTCACCGAGCTCGGCCGCCACCGACGGCCTCATCTGTCTGGCATGGGTAGCAGTCCTCGCCCTTGTTCTGCTGCGGACGGTGAGACGGTGGTGA